TTTTTATGTTCTACTTTTTGTCTAACAGAAACACATGTATTATAAGTATAGggtgtatatttttttttacaatcATCACATtgtgtatatttaataacataatgtataattatttccatttcactaataaaattattaattagTTCTTCTTGTACACTTACATGTACTTTTAATCTTTTACTATGAGGTTCCGTATATAAAAACTTGGCatctaatatttttaatttttttaatttatttactttttttaaacataaaGCTAGCAATTCTTTACTTTCGAGTTCACAATATACCCATctattatgtaaatatcTTTTACATTCACgacaataatatattaaataagtatctttatttatatttatactatTACTTTCAATGTTTTGTAATATACAATTATGGCACATTTTTGACGTATTTGCTTTAATGCTATCACCACAAAGTATGCATGAAATATATCTTAgattattatcatcattattattattagaacTCGAATTTTCTggattatttatataactaccattactattaatatatgatctatcattattttcatttttaacATCTTTTAAGGtatttaaaatatctacaaaagatgatgataaataattatttaaactATCATTATATGATTTGTTAAAATCAGGtgattcattttttaatatcccttttattttttcttcatctttctcatttatatattcatttatttctttattagTACTTAAATCATTATTCCCATTCATTTGgttataatatgaaatattaggattcttatttatgttatctataatattattattttcatatgtactataattttcttcttGGTTCTTCAAGGATGAAAAACCATTCATAATAGTAGAAGGATGTATATGATGATTCTCTGAATATTCCcttttatcatatttttcatatatcaccttttcatttgtaatattatctttataatctaaattcatatatttattgtaatgataataattatttttatttaaatgaatatcattttctatattttgttcatacatatttatattatctgtatcatcatatttaaaattaaaatcaCAATTTCTGCTTTCATAAGTACGATACCCATTTTTTTCGTTAGATATATTACCATTCCATTGTTCCAATATAGATTCTTTTTCATCTAGAtcttctttcttttttatatcattcTCATCTTCTTTCTTACAATAACTATTGGATTCACTTTCACATTCTagttcttttttattttttatataatcttCATGTTCATCTATAAAAGTAACtttttttacaattttcatttttaaattgGTTTCATTgaatttttctttaatacAAGGGATTAAAGATTTTCCTGGgattttcattttatcattatgtTCACCTTCTATAATCAGCTCATCATCCTTTTTCCCATTCATTCTTTAAAATGATATAcgttataaatatatatatatatatatatatatatatatatatatatatatataaatatatatttataaaatatatttatattatatatgtattatttaatcaacggtttcttattttttttttataccaatttaaaaaataagatatatttataaatgagaatattccttttttaaaaagtatacatatatatatatatatatatatatatttatttatttatttaattacAAAATGATTTGAAATTGTATTATCATgattttaattaaaatgttGNNNNNNNNNNNNNNNNNNNNNNNNNNNNNNNNNNNNNNNNNNNNNNNNNNNNNNNNNNNNNNNNNNNNNNNNNNNNNNNNNNNNNNNNNNNNNNNNNNNNttttaaattttattaaaaaaattttaaaaataaaaaataaaaaaggtatttttaaaaaaaaaaaaaaaaaaaaaaaaaaaaaaagaaaactTAGATATgtaattaatattatatatataatatacatagATACTATATGcatttacatttatatattatatatata
The window above is part of the Plasmodium reichenowi strain SY57 chromosome 7, whole genome shotgun sequence genome. Proteins encoded here:
- a CDS encoding 60S ribosomal export protein NMD3, putative; translation: MNGKKDDELIIEGEHNDKMKIPGKSLIPCIKEKFNETNLKMKIVKKVTFIDEHEDYIKNKKELECESESNSYCKKEDENDIKKKEDLDEKESILEQWNGNISNEKNGYRTYESRNCDFNFKYDDTDNINMYEQNIENDIHLNKNNYYHYNKYMNLDYKDNITNEKVIYEKYDKREYSENHHIHPSTIMNGFSSLKNQEENYSTYENNNIIDNINKNPNISYYNQMNGNNDLSTNKEINEYINEKDEEKIKGILKNESPDFNKSYNDSLNNYLSSSFVDILNTLKDVKNENNDRSYINSNGSYINNPENSSSNNNNDDNNLRYISCILCGDSIKANTSKMCHNCILQNIESNSININKDTYLIYYCRECKRYLHNRWVYCELESKELLALCLKKVNKLKKLKILDAKFLYTEPHSKRLKVHVSVQEELINNFISEMEIIIHYVIKYTQCDDCKKKYTPYTYNTCVSVRQKVEHKKTLLFLENLLLKCNMNENIINIVSNPDGLDFHFLSRTDALKFCDFILSKTMSKCKNSKHLINHDANNNTYNYLYTFSIDICPICKYDLIFFPKGLANKYGIKNVFYLCIHVSIFIILINPFSSANHVYVSPERYNKNPFLPLLSKADAKVFLILNIEYINDDVNTNNHKNNNMNPSISNNDNINLNGHTNIWKKKNKKRKNKRKKGINTKDDDSDNIEEDNHLLSNDMNNNHYNYSTNKNNLKRKKKDSNNLEDINKNSFVFSSSDNEEENLHKPNDFDKNSDIYTDGKSAKSSSRKVKLDKLVYAFVELYDESNGTTILTKTCNAKHLRPGDYVNAYDLRKHSFDNEINLFLEKNDNYNIIIIDKVKTKEKEKIENYLQVQNNNIETLKRANEQDIFNRILLNNCKALENMAITST